The Selenomonadales bacterium genomic sequence TGTTCGTCGATGGCGGCGATATGTGCCATCTCGGCTTCGAGCGTGAGGCCGCGCGGTCTTTTCTTGAGTGCGTGCGTCACGTAGTCGCCCGAGAGCGAGCATTGAAGGTGCATACCGCGGATACGGTCTGCGATGTCGCCGAGATCATCGACGGTGCGCAGGATGTAGTCGGCAGCTTCCTCTTCTGTGCGGAGGGCGGTGTTTGTATTCATAAGGTGTCCTGTGTCGAGCATGATGCCTGCCGAGTCGCGGTCTATCATGCGAAAGAACTTGTCCGCCTCATTTCTGTCGGTGAGCGTCAGACCCGGCCACCAGAGGTTCTCAAAGAGGACGGGAATATCATTCGGTATAAGGTCATCTACGCAGTGGAACAGCTCTGCCGTCGCACAGAGTACGTCTTCGTTCGTATAGCGAAAGTTGCGCGTGTATATCTCACCCGAGTCGGCTTCGGATACGTGCCAGACGAGGTATTCGGGCTTGTAGCAGAGGGCCCTGCGGATACTGCCGCGTACGCGCTCGACCCAATCCTCTCTGCTGTCTGCACCGCCGAAATAGGCGCGCCGTTCCTCTCGCGAGTCGAACTGCCTTGCAAGCCGCGCTTCGTCACCCTTCCAGAAGGCTATCCAGTGCGGCAGATACGGCAGATGGATACCGACGGTATGCTTGGCGATATCCGCATGGTACTCGGTCGGAAGGAATACTTCCGCGCCGTCTAAGTTGCAGGCGGCAAGGTATGCACCGAGCGAGCCGTACGACGACGCCAGCTCCGCTTCGTATTCGTTGAGCGGATAGTAGTTAAATAGCTGTTTCATCAGTTATCTCCTACGACCGAAAGATGCTCATCTTTTCCCAAGCGGAAGTCGTCACCGTAGACGGCATAGGCGATCTCTTGGACGGCGAACACGATATCCTGCGAGCAGTTGTAGAGGTATCCTTCACGCGGGAAGGCAAATGCCTCATTTTTGATGGCTTTCATCGGTGCGAGCGCAGGGTCGCCGAGGTATTTTTCGCGATGTGCTTTGACATCGATCTGACCATGGTTCGTGTAGCTGGGGAGGAACAGGATATCGGGGTCGATGGCAAGAAGCATTTCTTTTGTCAGCGTCTGTCCCATGTGGATACCTGCCTCTGCCATGCCGTTCGTGACACCTGCATACTTACACGCATCGTCGAACGCACAGCCGATACCGCCGTACATCGGCATAAGCGAGAGAAGCACGACTTTTTTGCGCTCCGTCTGCGGAATCTTATCGACTTTTGCTTTGATTTCGGCAAGCTTTGCGTCCATCTTCGCGATAAGACGCGTTCCCTTCTCGGGTTCGCCGATGGCTTCGGCTATCATCTTGACGTTATCTTTCGCATCGGCAATGTTTTTCGCGCCCTTGACGACGACGACTGTAAGGCCGAGGTCACGAAGGTTCTCTACCTGCTCGATACTGCCCCAATCGGGCACGATGATGAGGTCGGGCTTCATCGCAAGGATCTCCTCCACCGTAGGCGTGGTGATCTTCTTCGCGATGCGCTTCGTCAGGTGCGTCACGTTCGAGCTGTCGGGGTCGTCGAGTATCACAGAACTTGCCACCATCTTATCGGGGCCTGCCAGACCCAGCACGATCCCGTCCGTATCGAACGACATCGTCAGGATGCGCTCGGGCTTCTTCTCCATCGTTACGACCGTACCGCGCACGTCCGTCACCTGATACGCGCCCTCTTTTACCGCGCGCTCGGCAGTGCAGCCGCCGATTATCAAAACGCTTATCATCATCACGATAA encodes the following:
- a CDS encoding ABC transporter substrate-binding protein — its product is MKRMIWLIVMMISVLIIGGCTAERAVKEGAYQVTDVRGTVVTMEKKPERILTMSFDTDGIVLGLAGPDKMVASSVILDDPDSSNVTHLTKRIAKKITTPTVEEILAMKPDLIIVPDWGSIEQVENLRDLGLTVVVVKGAKNIADAKDNVKMIAEAIGEPEKGTRLIAKMDAKLAEIKAKVDKIPQTERKKVVLLSLMPMYGGIGCAFDDACKYAGVTNGMAEAGIHMGQTLTKEMLLAIDPDILFLPSYTNHGQIDVKAHREKYLGDPALAPMKAIKNEAFAFPREGYLYNCSQDIVFAVQEIAYAVYGDDFRLGKDEHLSVVGDN
- a CDS encoding TIM barrel protein, which produces MKQLFNYYPLNEYEAELASSYGSLGAYLAACNLDGAEVFLPTEYHADIAKHTVGIHLPYLPHWIAFWKGDEARLARQFDSREERRAYFGGADSREDWVERVRGSIRRALCYKPEYLVWHVSEADSGEIYTRNFRYTNEDVLCATAELFHCVDDLIPNDIPVLFENLWWPGLTLTDRNEADKFFRMIDRDSAGIMLDTGHLMNTNTALRTEEEAADYILRTVDDLGDIADRIRGMHLQCSLSGDYVTHALKKRPRGLTLEAEMAHIAAIDEHKPFQTDAMRRVIDRVRPDHLVHELYYDNVSHMHTMLTRTQELLGLR